The following are encoded together in the Daucus carota subsp. sativus chromosome 5, DH1 v3.0, whole genome shotgun sequence genome:
- the LOC108203941 gene encoding uncharacterized protein LOC108203941 — MKKKTRASMRTTTSSATKRKLIDEDELDLDSKMVDIESSDEISGVRKSGTTAEKSKKVKQVVEGGSEMRDLGSRKVILGKPLSGKAFYNCGVVKLFTNLGFESFLVDLPKICYLNLVREFYLNLFENPAGQYVSFVSDTKITLSPLFLNGILKTPPSPVSIFTKRGFKDVVDFGIKDQFKTILGYECENDTFPSTTQLIPLAHALFKVSIENISPRLGTRSNLSAQDVVVCAMLMSGKSFDMGDLVLKNMINAVEGKSTVGLPYGLLLTRVFEWFGVDLDGVESVTAKEFLDVKCLSQSNLKIEKDGSLSVVEVPLPTPPPPLSSCPMFALSDTHILEFMDELRAKHKQLVDGQKQMSEQMDDIANQFQFWKDFVFAGKTGNSPEKCSSGSFVYELRRRMFGSAGSSDVKFTFTSEDDATESPRPRTAMDALKEAAGTDSAYADAGNLMMEQNRVAAELTKKFAQEKPDKEDEET, encoded by the coding sequence ATGAAGAAGAAAACTCGAGCAAGTATGCGAACAACCACTTCCAGTGCTACCAAGCGGAAGCTCATCGATGAAGACGAGCTTGATTTGGATTCAAAGATGGTGGATATCGAAAGCAGTGACGAAATCTCTGGGGTTCGCAAGTCGGGAACTACGGCGGAAAAATCAAAGAAAGTGAAACAAGTTGTTGAAGGTGGTTCAGAAATGCGTGATTTGGGCTCTCGCAAAGTCATTCTGGGTAAGCCTCTCTCTGGCAAGGCTTTTTACAATTGTGGGGTAGTCAAATTGTTTACTAATTTAGGGTTTGAATCTTTTCTGGTTGATCTCCCTAAGATTTGTTACCTTAATTTGGTTCGGGAATTTTACTTGAACTTGTTTGAAAACCCGGCTGGTCAATATGTGTCTTTTGTCTCAGACACTAAAATAACTCTTTCACCGCTATTtctcaatgggattttgaaaacCCCTCCTTCTCCAGTCTCTATTTTCACTAAGCGTGGGTTTAAAGATGTTGTGGATTTTGGGATTAAGGATCAGTTTAAGACTATTCTTGGCTATGAATGTGAAAATGATACTTTTCCCTCTACTACTCAGTTAATTCCCCTTGCACATGCTCTGTTTAAGGTGTCAATTGAGAACATTAGTCCTAGGTTGGGAACTAGGTCTAATCTGTCAGCTCAGGATGTTGTTGTGTGTGCTATGTTGATGTCGGGCAAAAGTTTTGACATGGGTGATTTAGTCttgaaaaatatgattaatgCTGTTGAAGGGAAGTCTACTGTTGGGTTACCTTATGGGTTGCTTTTAACCCGTGTGTTTGAATGGTTTGGTGTTGATCTTGATGGGGTCGAGTCTGTCACGGCCAAAGAATTTTTAGATGTGAAATGTCTCAGTCAGTCCAACCTGAAAATTGAGAAAGATGGCTCATTGTCGGTTGTCGAGGTCCCTCTACCTACTCCACCTCCACCACTCTCCAGTTGTCCTATGTTTGCTCTATCTGATACTCACATTCTGGAATTCATGGATGAACTCCGTGCTAAACATAAGCAGCTTGTCGACGGTCAGAAACAAATGTCTGAGCAAATGGATGATATTGCTAATCAATTCCAATTTTGGAAAGATTTTGTGTTTGCTGGTAAGACAGGTAATTCTCCTGAGAAGTGTAGCTCAGGGAGCTTTGTTTATGAGCTTCGTAGAAGGATGTTTGGCTCTGCAGGATCTTCTGATGTGAAGTTTACCTTCACTTCTGAGGATGATGCAACTGAGAGTCCCAGACCACGTACTGCAATGGATGCTCTTAAGGAGGCTGCCGGTACTGATTCTGCTTATGCTGATGCTGGAAATTTGATGATGGAACAGAATCGTGTTGCTGCGGAGCTTACCAAGAAGTTTGCACAGGAGAAGCCTGACAAGGAGGATGAGGAGACCTAA